The Populus alba chromosome 6, ASM523922v2, whole genome shotgun sequence genomic interval ctctctctctcacacacacacacacacacacacacacacaaaacaaaaattcatattCAATACGTTTAACTTTCTTAATTTTACCCGCATGCATATATTTCAATCAGGTGTacatcataaaatttatttcaaaaactacaaaaacaaaagaatatagGAGATATTACATCGTGGGAAAGAGCTGTATGGATCAATAATTGGAGCTGATCCGGTAAGATGTGATGATTTTGCAGCGTCCAGAAGGTACCCAAAGACTACACATAATTTTTCCTTCACTATATTGTTCAATCCCGCCTGCTTGCCAGTGGAACCACCTCAGCCAGAGGGGTCGCTAGAGGTGAAGGCAATGGAGATGTTCTACAGATCGGACAAGTTGGGTGCAGCCTCAACCACGGGTCAACGCATCTGAGGTGAAAGAGATGCCCGCAATCAGGCAGCAACCGGAGCTTATCAGTGTTCTTGTAATCTGCCAAACATATGGAGCAGCATATAGCAGTGGAGCCTGTCTTGTGTAGCTTGGCCTCCGAATACAGCAGTGTAGGATAGCTATTTAGAGTGGCCTCATCAAGCCCTATATCGACGACAAAGTTCTGCAGGTTCAGCTGCTGATCTGCAACGTTTCTTGCTTGGATGGGCACCGATGCCAGTTGGTTTCGCGTGCAAAAATAGGAAGTCAAAGTGATTGTTGTAATCAGCAGCAGGATTCCAATAGAGATACCGATGCCATAGCCAAATCCACCAATGTTGTTAGAGCTAAGAAATCCAGAATCACCTGCTGTGCTGTTCATGTCCTCAAGGAATAATGAAGGGAGAAGCTGGAATTGGAATTAGAATTGGATATGTAGTGCTAATGGTTTGGTCAGCCATGGCTATGGCAAGAGAAAGGGTCTATTTGGGGtgtgataaatttaaaaaagtcaaTGGTGAGATGGGATAGATAAAGAATATTGACAGAGTTTTAATAAAGGGAAGATGTACTTGGGCTTTGAAGTAAAGAGGGGGCAATCCGAGCCAAGCAATGCATGTGAATACATCCGTTTTTCAAATCTTCTATCAGTCTATTAACTTACTTTTTAAGCTCAACGGCTCTCATATCCTTAAATTTACGCTTGTCTTGATATGATGACTAGTAGAGTCAAAACACTTCTACAATCTTATATAATTCTCTTTGTGCGTGCAAAGCACGATCCAAGTCGATAATATATATGCATTCTTGATTACTATTTTATTCAAGTAAGGTCAGCCATTACTTCCCACAGAAGGTATACAGAGAGCCTTAGAGTTGTTTCTTGTCTGTGGTGTTTGCTAACTTTTATATACATCACAGGCAATTACCATGAATAAGGTTGGTGGTAGTGGTGAACACCTGCAGCATGCAGAATTTAAGGATTCTTCCTCCTCGTTTCTCTTTGTTCTCTCTCTGTTGCAGGCGATCTCAAAATACTCTTCATGTCAGGTCTATGTCATAAGGGATGACTGGTGGTTAAGTTGCTGCTCCTCCCATAGCCATATCAGCCGTGTCATTTTTTCTGTATGTTGTGAGGCTGTGGTGGGATATGCCAAAGATTCTGCTTCTCATGAACTCCTGCTTCTTGGGGATGACTGGCTGCATTTTGACATATGTTAATATCTGTCTTCATCATTCTTTCTTGTCCATTAATCACAGGCAGATTCGGCACATCCTTCAACCGCAAATGGCAGACCTAGAGTACTTGAGTCCCTCGATACacttaaatatgaaaatttttatgatatttaaactgtgattatcaatatataaatataaaaagagagaaacaacaagaaaaacagGAATTCTTATCGGGGGTTTTTTAGGGAATAAAtatggttttttctcttttatttttatgtctatttctttattaatattataaatattgataattacagTTTGAGTATCATTAAGTTTTTGTTAGAAGACGGTGAAGACAATGTTTAGAATTGGATTGTTCTTGTTTTGGTGTTTGTCGCTCGGACCCTTGAGGGTTCTTCTTGCATGACATAATTTCGTGCCATTTATGCCACCACTTCCAGCTTATAATGACACAACATTCAGTAGAAGCTTTAGAagtccttgaaaagttgaggtCCCGACTGATACTGACGAGAAGCTTTTCTTCAGAGTCGGCCTAGGACTCAACTTCACAGTCGATTCTAGCAACAGAACAATAGAGCCAGGAcgggaaaaacaaaagaaaacatttgaaaaaatgaaaatctcgcatgtttaatttatgattcaaaaggagaaattaattaaaatagaagaaagagtgaagaaaatgaaaaggtgaAAGGAATTAACACAGACCTGCCTTACTTATGCACTCTGCAAGAAGCTAGAACAAACCGATTGTGTTTACCATTCAACGATCGTTTTGCCTAAACAATATCTTAACATTTGGCGTGATTCAATGCATGAAAAGTTTAATGAGAACTTTGCAACTTGACGAGAATCAAAGATGTTAGAGAAGAGGAGAAAAATGAGGATGGGTAGTTATGTAAGAAACCAAAAACACCCTAAGAAAACGGCTCTTCTGCTTAGAAATGAaaagttttaaatgtttttggaaaTTATTGCTCCCATTAGATTATTTGTATCTATATAAATTAGGATACCAATTCATGAATTTCTCggttcaagaaagaaaaataagaggATATTTAAAGTTGCGATCTGACTCTTCCACCACGTCTCAGCTTCCACATAGCTCAAGGGCAAAAATACGACAACATTCAGGTTCAAGCTCtgagttgctcatatgatggctaCTAGaggcttatatggtcgttaacttcagggcccgtgggattagtcgaggtgcgcgcaagctgacccggacatccacattaaattaaaaaaaaaaacacgacaaCATTGTTAAAGTAcacaataaattttcttttatttcacagTACATCCACGGTAATTTCACttcacttagtttttttttttcttttttaatatgaagTGTGCTGTCAGTTAAAGGGTATTAACCTCCATGTAAAAACCATCAGCATCTTTATACATAACAATGCTGCAtgagatatatattttattaagataatatcTAAAACATCCAAGTAGCTTGAGGTAAGGTTTGTATTTtgaataatcaattaatttttttattttaataatttgattcaattttttagataaaataattggTGCCTGatatttgcaaaatattttttttggtgaatttcGAGTCACTCTAATACTTAAATAATTAtctattttagagaaaatatagCATTATTTTAGAGAAAGactctgaaaataaatatacagtagataatgaaaattgaaaacccaCATGTTTAAAAGATTGATGGTGTATTTATAATCCTTGAATCTTTTTATAGAGAGGggggttaaaatataatttttttctaatagttttaatgagaaaaaaatatttctaacatatatattaataagtgataaatatttttatataaatattaatgttaataaaaatatggtgGTATTTTAAAGGATTTACACAATATTAATATCGATAgaaatatgataaatttttaatttttttttatatattttaaattatagaaagAGTGGGATCCAAAATATAACTGAATTCATTTGAAccaaacccttttttttaaacTGAGTTCATGcgagatttgtattttttctacgcattatagatatttttttttaaggttgagcCTATAATATAGATCTAAACTGTTTTTCAAGCTGAGGCCATGATAGCTATACTAAATTTATAGAGAGAATTGTAATTTTCACATTCTGAAACCAGAAAGAATTTTACTTTACACAATCTAACAGAAATTTAACCACTTCACATAACTATTAACCGGATcaatttactgtttttttttttcgctccTAAACCTTTGAGAaacaatttttaagaaatataaaaaaatagcaatggTAGAAAAGATCAATAcctaaaaacatgaaaaaaataaataatgccgCCAGTGAAAATCTTGGAAAACTGAATGTTAAAAAAGCCATAGAAAATATTAACTGCAACAATATCAAACGGGCCTTAATAAAGAGTACGAGCTAGAGAGTCGGAAAAATAGCCCACTTCGTTTAAGTTGGGCCATAAAAGTATGCCCAAGCCAATGCAGCCCAATCCTCCTTCCGGCAAGAGATTCCTTCccgctccctctctctcttctgcgaagtcaaaaattaataaaaagctaaaaaccaaaaaacaccCGACCAAAGCAACCGCCTCAGAACAGAATGACAACGTTGACAAGAGAGCTAAAACCTCTCCTTTTATTCCTCGTAACAATAACATCATCAACTCTATTGCCTGTACAACCAGACGACACGAACCATGTCTACACACCCTGTGCAGACACCACTGTACAGGTATCAGATGGCTTCACTTTATCTATCGCTTTTTCGTCGAGTAAGGCTTTCTTCTTCAACAGTACCCTACAGTTGTCTCCCTGTGACAGCAGACTTTCTCTTACTAGCCAGAATTCTCAGATCTCAGTTTTTAGACCTAAAGTCGATGAGATCTCTCTCCTCACCATCAACACCTCATCCTTCTCTCCGGTTAGTTGAACCCCCACTCTCTCTGTatgctttctttaattttctgttgtttttttatttggatattttaaattaagtcaATTGGGTTTTATCCCTCTACTAGATTCAAAACATTGATCGTGCCCAGCCCATAGATCAGtttctttgtttaattgattaatCTTTAGGGCCAAGTCCATTTATATCTGCCAGGAACATGAACTGTTCATTCTTGCTCGACCAAGAACAATTGAAATCTTTTCCTTCATGTGTTGTGTCTTAGACTCccacaaaatgcagaattcggCAATTTGTTGGGAAATAGTTGTTATAGCTAGAGCAAGCATTTAGTTGTTGAAAAATGCTGATAAAGTGATGCCCGGGTTGTGGAAATAGAAGAAGATTTTATTTcaagtaattaaataaacaagGTATCTGTGCCTTTCGCCTACTTATAATCACCTTGGAGTGTTGAAAATGTTCATTAAGGAGTGTTAAGATTAATTCACGTTCTTCCAATTGTcagaaaattatagataaattgagtttacggagtgAAGGGTGCAGTGAGAGATCCGGGGACAAAAGTTGAAAGACATAAATGTATATACTCTTAGAGTTGTTCATGTGTTGCTTATTTGTTTTagaactataataaaaaatatgagtaTTTCTAGATTCCAGTGAGATGTTATCTAACACAAACCAAAACTAGAGTCTAGCATGCCTACAAGATAGACTGTCGGTTGCACTTGGAAATAAATAATCTCTTTCATTGCCTTGACGAAGTATCATTTTTATACATCTTCACCACAATACACATGTTGCAACTGTAACAACTGTTTAACCTTTGTCACAACTCCTATGTACCTTAATCTTCCTCACCTAAAATGAAAAACTAGCAGCTGCAAATAAAAAGACTACTAAATTTTGACTAAGAACAGGCTATTTCAATGGACCCGTAGTTAAAATTCATTCTCCGAGGAATGtctagtttttttagttgagaTCCGAATTGAGCTCTTTACAGATGAATATTATCTGATAACCCCTCCTTAAAATTCCACATTCATTTATCTATATTTACACCAGATAGCAAATAACTTACCTGCAATCTCACACAGTGAATATTAATTTGTTGATAGCAATATACATGTTTATCAAGTCATGCATGGTAGCAACCTAGGTACCGTAAAGTCGTAAACCATAAGGCTGGATATAAGTGATGGTACTAGTGGctttcaatctctttttttgTATCCCCTTTTGTTGGTGACCGGTATCAACCAAGGTATCCAGAGCTGAACTGGGTATAAGCTCGAGAGTATTTGTATTCAGTTTACTGTATCCCCTTTTTTTGTTGGTGCTTTGCAGGGCGATTATGGTGGGTATATGGTTGCATTTGCCGGTCGAAAATATGCTGCAAGGTCTCTCCCTGCTTTTGTTGCAAACAGTACATACACTGTGACAAGCTTCACCCTGGTAAGCGACGATCCAGGACCCATTATGATCTCGATTTAGCTTCATAAGATCATCAGGAACCCATTAAATTTCTGTAATGCAGGTGCTTGAGTTTAAGAAGGGAAGGCTACAGAACTTATATTGGAAAAGGGATGGCTGCGCTCAATGTTCAGGAAACTCAAAATTTGTCTGCCTCAACAATCAGGACTGTGCAATCGGAACATCCAGTTGCAAAAAAAACGGAGGTAGTGTTGATTGCAGCCTTGGGATACAAATGGCATTCTCTGGCACAGACAAACACTTTTCTGCTCTAAACTCATGGTACGAAGTGGAAAACCTTCGACAGTACTCGCTTTACGGTCTTTACTCAAATCTCAAGGATTCTCTCACCAGTCAGTATAACAACTTCTTCTAATTGTGCTTTAGATGGTTTGTAGAGTTTTGGTTACCTTGTATGTTGTAATTTTTTCCTCATTTCTTGTCCAAATGGTGCAGACCTTTCTCTTCGGTCGATGCTCCTCTCTGCTGTATCTTTTTAGAGTTGTTCTGTGTAAATTTACATACGTGATCAGTTATTTGCTATGAATGTTAAACGAGATTAAAATGTTTGGAATCTGCCTTTTTCATGAAACGTGGGTGTTCGATAGGTGATTGTTTTTctgtataaattattatttttattatatttttaaattactttgatatattaatattaaaaataatttcttataagaaaattattattttcatatatttttaaataaaaatcatttaaaaaaaaattagaccgACTAGATTTAAGTAATTTTAACTGGTTTTGTAGTTTTGAGCAACGACAACCCTGAAACTTTCACTTTGTAGTCATGCATGCCTTAGGATGCATAGGATGAACATGAGATGAATGAAGGGACCTCTTGTGACCATAGTTGTCTCCGCCGTTCAGTTCAATTCCTTCCGGTGTgacatttgaaaaaataaaatacatatttatttgtttcacaCTATTTAAGATTTCAATGTAAATTGTCCGAGATGAGTAGAAATGGATCGAAACTAACCGTTCTTGTCTaccaatgaaaatattattttttattaaaaattttcacttgattatattttatccAAATTAATTATGTATCTTTTCTGCTTTAGGTGCAGCCAGTGACGGGCCTTGGCAATAAGAtttctcccaaaaaaaaaaaaaaagtcaataaaataTATGGATTATTTAGAAgatgtcattattttttctaaagagCCTTTACAATccttgttgtaatttttttaattaatataatttaaataaattatatataaataaaaaattatattttttttatgtgagttGCCCAATTATGGagcttaatataaaatttttatgtgaGCTATTTCATCATGAGTTTCaccatcaatattttaaataacaacaattgaGGTGGATGAAAACAACACACTAgttccttaatattttttttttcaagaaaaacctTGTCATTCTCTCTtccacaaaataatttttttctacaatagaaaaaaaatacttaattttattcattaatgtATTCACTTGTTAGAaaggttattataattatttatataaaaaaatattactaaaaaatcataatgatatggaataaaaaaaaatattatcttcaaataaaataaaaactaaaaaaatatcttaataaaatatataaaaaatacaaataagaaaatatttaatttcctaAAATGCTAAGAAGTTTGGGGGAGGGGGGATGCATGAGACCGACATCCAAGAAATTATTAGACCGAACACACAAGCTAGAAAATCCTTGCAAATCAAGGATTGAAGTTGTTACTAGGCCAGCTTTTGGTAACATCAAATGGGTACCCGATATCATCACTTGAACCAGCTCCAAAAGATCCAGGCAGCCTCGAGTCGCTTCCACCAGCACTGCCTGCTCCGCCTCCACTATAGCCGCGACGATGCATCCCCTGCAGTCCATGGAAAGGATTTCCGCCAGTACTGCTTCCTGCAAAATTACTTCCAGGAAGCAGCCCCAGCCCTAAATTCTCTCCACCCATATCTCCATGAGCCAGCCAAGGATCATCATTATTCACAACAGCGCTATTGCGCCCCATATTATTTACA includes:
- the LOC118043809 gene encoding uncharacterized protein yields the protein MTTLTRELKPLLLFLVTITSSTLLPVQPDDTNHVYTPCADTTVQVSDGFTLSIAFSSSKAFFFNSTLQLSPCDSRLSLTSQNSQISVFRPKVDEISLLTINTSSFSPGDYGGYMVAFAGRKYAARSLPAFVANSTYTVTSFTLVLEFKKGRLQNLYWKRDGCAQCSGNSKFVCLNNQDCAIGTSSCKKNGGSVDCSLGIQMAFSGTDKHFSALNSWYEVENLRQYSLYGLYSNLKDSLTSQYNNFF
- the LOC118043811 gene encoding RING-H2 finger protein ATL70, which encodes MNSTAGDSGFLSSNNIGGFGYGIGISIGILLLITTITLTSYFCTRNQLASVPIQARNVADQQLNLQNFVVDIGLDEATLNSYPTLLYSEAKLHKTGSTAICCSICLADYKNTDKLRLLPDCGHLFHLRCVDPWLRLHPTCPICRTSPLPSPLATPLAEVVPLASRRD